The following are encoded together in the Cicer arietinum cultivar CDC Frontier isolate Library 1 chromosome 2, Cicar.CDCFrontier_v2.0, whole genome shotgun sequence genome:
- the LOC140919456 gene encoding uncharacterized protein, translating to MSVSNDKIPTNLLILDSKNYDKWHKQMKVLFGYQDVLDMITDGITPLGKEATAAQQAKFKEDKKKDYKAIFLIHSCVDSDNFEKVGDCDSTKTAWGILEKAYASVDKAKVVRLQTHKRQFELLQMEDKETINDYVTCVTRLGNQMKSCGEVVSEQNFVSKVLPKRNKDEIQSSLEAHEQRMDERGNDKAKAEVVLQARFNEKNKKSKGKWPSRGKKNFQNFDGKESQNSRKGEGSSKGGGQDNYKSFDKSTKKCYNCQKLGHFARECRAKPRENYADEAKVTRQDVDYDNTVLVMITKENYDIKEVLDNNCDKRKLLDNNYCSAEKSAITHSEKSAMVTVRDGAQGRNEWYLDSGCSTHMTRRKDWFVKINQATRSRVKFADDTTLAADGIGDVLIMRRDGGHSLIKDVLYIPGIKCNLLSIGQLLERNYMIRMENKVLRVLDQNGVLILKAPVAANRTFKIELEIMEHRCLTTSASRDE from the coding sequence ATGTCCGTTTCCAATGACAAAATCCCTACCAACCTTCTGATTCTTGATTCGAAGAATTATGacaaatggcacaaacaaaTGAAAGTTTTGTTTGGATATCAAGATGTTCTTGATATGATTACCGATGGCATTACTCCTCTTGGTAAAGAGGCTACAGCAGCTCAACAAGCGAAATTCAAGGAAGATAAGAAGAAAGACTACAAGGCCATCTTCTTGATTCATTCTTGCGTCGATAGTGACAACTTTGAAAAAGTTGGCGATTGCGACTCGACGAAGACAGCTTGGGGTATTCTTGAGAAAGCTTATGCTAGTGTGGATAAGGCGAAGGTGGTGAGGTTACAAACTCATAAGCGGCAGTTTGAGTTACTTCAAATGGAAGACAAGGAAACGATTAACGATTACGTGACGTGTGTGACACGCTTGGGGAATCAAATGAAGTCGTGTGGTGAAGTCGTTTCCGAACAGAATTTTGTGTCAAAGGTATTGCCAAAGCGGAACAAAGATGAAATTCAAAGTTCATTGGAAGCTCATGAACAAAGAATGGACGAAAGAGGAAACGATAAAGCCAAAGCGGAAGTTGTTTTGCAAGCCCGTTTCAACGAGAAGAATAAGAAATCGAAAGGGAAATGGCCTTCTAGAGGAAAGAAAAATTTCCAGAATTTTGATGGAAAAGAGTCACAAAATTCAAGGAAAGGTGAAGGCAGTTCCAAAGGTGGTGGTCAAGACAACTACAAGTCGTTCGACAAAAGTACCAAGAAGTGTTACAATTGTCAAAAGCTTGGGCATTTCGCAAGAGAGTGTAGAGCGAAACCAAGGGAGAATTATGCAGATGAGGCTAAGGTTACTAGGCAAGACGTGGATTATGATAACACGGTTCTTGTAATGATCACGAAAGAGAACTACGACATTAAAGAGGTGCTGGACAACAACTGTGACAAGAGGAAGTTGCTGGACAACAACTATTGCAGTGCAGAAAAATCTGCAATAACGCATTCGGAGAAAAGCGCAATGGTAACAGTTCGAGATGGAGCCCAAGGGAGAAATGAGTGGTACTTGGACTCAGGTTGTTCGACACATATGACAAGAAGAAAGGATTGGTTCGTGAAGATCAATCAAGCCACGCGAAGTAGAGTGAAATTCGCAGATGATACGACATTAGCGGCCGACGGTATCGGTGATGTTTTGATCATGAGAAGGGATGGTGGTCATTCCTTGATCAAAGATGTGTTGTACATTCCAGGAATCAAGTGTAATCTCTTGAGTATTGGCCAATTGCTTGAGAGGAATTACATGATTCGGATGGAAAACAAGGTTTTGCGCGTTTTGGACCAAAACGGTGTTTTGATCCTTAAGGCTCCTGTGGCTGCCAATAGGACTTTCAAGATTGAGTTGGAAATCATGGAGCATAGGTGTTTAACTACATCGGCAAGTCGTGATGAATGA